In one window of Chitinivibrionia bacterium DNA:
- a CDS encoding acyl-CoA dehydratase activase: MNNAKYFLGLDMGSTTVKCAVVDRDSGEVVYNDYRRHDSAVKDALLGIINDINAKFGDDVKFCAVFTGSQSSGFAAKLGVAHVQEVIAVSIAIAKFYPQTLTSIELGGQDAKILFFSAGDETAVLDMRMNGVCAGGTGAFIDQMASLLNVNPEDFNELASKGKKVYDISGRCGVFAKTDIQPLINQGVGRADIALSCLHALAKQTIGGLAQGMEIKSPILFAGGPFFFIPKLVDVFCERLEIKSKADYITPENAQTLIAVGAALSLDTALGNKRQTPMRTDEMLKFLEDNGVPDTQSSFGNKKAEPFFKSKTDFAEFNKRYKTDEFSPKTYEKGEKVSVFVGIDAGSTTTKFVAINENKEVIYSFYKNNLGKPIDTAKNGLLEFENHYKNQGVEIEIKGLGTTGYGEILFAKAFGADFHIVETIAHKTAAVFYEPNVSFILDLGGQDMKAIFINDGIITNIALNEACSAGCGSFIESYSKSLNIAPQDIAKLAFEAKDPSVLGSRCTVFMNSSIITEQKSGKTAGDILAGLCRSVIENLFTKVVRVPNPDVLGEKIVVQGGTFKNDAVLRAFTQYVGKEVIRPRFSGEMGALGVALLTMEEMRKK, encoded by the coding sequence ATGAACAACGCAAAATATTTTCTTGGTCTGGATATGGGCTCAACCACGGTAAAGTGCGCCGTTGTGGACAGAGACAGCGGCGAAGTCGTCTATAACGATTATAGGCGGCACGACTCGGCTGTTAAAGACGCGCTTTTAGGTATTATTAACGACATAAACGCAAAATTTGGCGACGACGTAAAGTTTTGCGCGGTTTTCACGGGCTCGCAAAGTTCGGGATTTGCCGCAAAACTCGGCGTCGCACACGTCCAAGAGGTGATTGCTGTGTCGATTGCCATAGCAAAATTTTATCCGCAAACCCTTACTTCCATAGAATTGGGCGGGCAGGACGCAAAAATCCTTTTCTTTTCGGCGGGCGACGAAACTGCTGTTTTGGATATGCGTATGAACGGAGTTTGCGCGGGCGGAACAGGCGCGTTTATCGACCAAATGGCTTCTCTCTTAAACGTAAACCCCGAAGATTTTAACGAATTGGCAAGCAAAGGCAAAAAGGTTTACGATATTTCGGGACGTTGCGGCGTTTTCGCAAAAACCGATATTCAGCCGCTTATAAATCAAGGCGTGGGGCGCGCGGATATTGCGCTCAGCTGTTTGCACGCGCTTGCAAAGCAGACAATCGGCGGTTTGGCGCAGGGAATGGAAATAAAATCCCCGATACTTTTTGCAGGCGGACCGTTTTTCTTTATTCCGAAACTCGTGGATGTTTTTTGCGAGCGCCTCGAAATAAAAAGCAAAGCCGACTACATAACCCCCGAAAACGCGCAAACCCTTATTGCCGTAGGCGCCGCGCTTTCGCTTGACACCGCGCTCGGAAATAAACGTCAAACCCCTATGCGGACGGATGAAATGCTCAAATTTCTCGAAGATAACGGCGTTCCTGATACGCAGTCGTCGTTCGGCAATAAAAAAGCGGAGCCGTTTTTTAAGTCGAAAACCGATTTTGCAGAGTTTAATAAACGCTATAAAACGGATGAATTTTCTCCCAAAACCTACGAAAAAGGCGAAAAAGTCTCCGTTTTTGTCGGAATTGACGCGGGCTCAACCACCACAAAATTTGTAGCAATCAACGAAAACAAAGAGGTAATTTACTCTTTTTACAAAAACAACCTCGGAAAACCTATCGACACTGCAAAAAACGGACTTTTGGAATTTGAAAATCACTACAAAAACCAAGGCGTAGAAATCGAAATAAAAGGTTTGGGCACAACGGGATACGGCGAAATTCTGTTTGCCAAAGCGTTTGGCGCGGATTTTCACATAGTCGAAACAATCGCCCACAAAACCGCCGCGGTTTTTTATGAGCCGAACGTAAGTTTTATCCTTGATTTGGGCGGGCAAGATATGAAAGCGATATTCATAAACGACGGAATTATCACAAATATTGCGCTAAACGAAGCGTGTTCGGCAGGCTGCGGAAGTTTTATCGAATCGTATTCAAAATCGCTGAACATTGCGCCGCAAGACATAGCAAAACTTGCGTTTGAAGCAAAAGACCCGTCCGTTTTGGGTTCGCGTTGCACCGTTTTTATGAACAGCTCGATAATCACCGAACAAAAAAGCGGAAAAACAGCAGGCGATATTTTAGCAGGGCTCTGCCGAAGCGTAATAGAAAACCTTTTTACGAAGGTAGTCCGCGTTCCCAACCCCGACGTTTTGGGCGAAAAAATAGTAGTTCAAGGCGGCACTTTCAAAAACGACGCAGTTCTTCGGGCATTTACGCAATACGTCGGCAAAGAAGTAATCCGCCCCCGTTTTTCAGGCGAAATGGGCGCGCTCGGCGTTGCGCTTTTGACTATGGAAGAGATGAGAAAAAAGTAA